taggacagggagtaccaggttataaacctgtcacaccaagatggtgtgtcgcttgtgactgggcactgtggggaagtgaatcattaacggctgggggaggtgaggtcagggggttcgcgttcgcgcgcaaccaaatgtccattataacgatgagccacgtggaggatgtcctcatggttcttcttctttcacttctcgtctccggtcctggagcttctggagttctgtgtgatcaagcatagtgtctgttactaccttgtgttaatatctcgtacgatagcctgtctgtcctttagtgccaattactccctttataattggtcactatgtgtgaccccgtcatttttttttcttcaaaaaccgaatttcaggacaagacacacatacagataatgaaccagtgcgagccgtctcgcagactgtgtggtttaccatccaaatgtttcaggatgtaaatagcagagggttggcaacctaagggttacctgaaacaaaacaaaaccttttgaaccaAATTTTCAAACAtgaggtgcgtatgagccgcgacaggtaagagttggatagattccccgggtaggatggtgaccaatgccgtgtgtgccctacctgagcgtagctgaccagaggtggggggttcccaggcagggcgggtcccaatgccgtttctccactgcctgagcaaccgacaagaacgggcaagaaatgtagtcatcgtggggggctgccatagtggttcttcccttgaaccagaagagcagttatgaacggggatctgtgtatctgtcgacagacgagttccgctgaactggtgtctgggacatttacaagtgcctgcggacaaactagttcctctgaactagcatctggccaaactagtttctctgactgccagtggcgtcgggccgtggaaaaaaaaattctgGTCTGACATACAATATTTAACAATACACTACAAAcatcataaaacatgctgcaggttccatcagaaaggacaccgtttctcccaagcggttccttttaaaacatcatctggacacctcagttatcggttgcgaacagggttgcaaaggggttcccgttttgggagtcagactcaaagtcgtcctcttcccccggatgccaaactcgcgagtgtatcagggctgatagggctgcatggtgctgcatggtgtgattttgaatcgctctcgtcattccggaccagTCTGTACgaattgtgtctttttgtgaaacccggccacgactaattgctattgcgcTGATGCTTtctaaataagattgctgatgtaaagttgcccctaacgtagtctgtccaatttccagtccaatatatttaaatgcactggaagcctgccttccaaccctgaattctttcctcaaaccagagattacaatagcttcaaaatcactagtcccaccccacaaaaaatcatcgacatgcatcataaagatgccagaaaattttcctttatagtgccagtaaatcattgccggatctgctttcaactggtaaCAATCTAACTTTAACAaatctgaccttaccgaaaaatgccagactctagatgcattatttaatctatatacacatttgttcaacttccagagtacccctctgtgttagctgcctctttaggaggacggagacaaatgtctctctggagctgatgcccctgcaaaacggCAGCTTttttatctatagatttgcattcccttgcctttgtggctaatagagccaagaagatctttaaaataacctttcctgccgtatgtgaatctacccttaaatcatgATCATCTAAGTttccttcaaatccccttgccacaagcctgacctttgccttataagttccatccagaagaaccttttccatacaaatccatctgtgggatagagctctttgtcccctatccggtacttccgtgtataccccaaattcactccaactatgcagttcttgctgtttggcatctttgataactttttcatctaatttattggaagccaccaaaatcacgtgcatgtgggcttctactcctattggtattcgtagtcttactcatgttccaagaccttgataaactactctccttcctggtatcttgttctgtactgctactgcttgatctttcccttctgctgtgggatgtcctttcaatagttctggaccttttcctgcggaactgttcactatccgatgtactatctgaactggcactgcgtttctgtgccctctatttttgaacttcatgttcccaatccattgtcttgactccctccctgaatgctgtacattcaactagtgtttatactttccagtggccttccctgctccactaataacagttgcatcctttcattgactagacccttcaggcaagtatgtcaattttgtaccaacttttggcaattgtcctttcggaaaaatggcctgttctaattcatcagaagtgttgcgttcctctacagaaaccctgtctatatcaattaactggtcctcatagttctgtaacacatgcataccagatgcccctggttcctcgtcatgtctgtctgctcagtCTAAATTTGAAaacttgtaatctgtacccattatccttgatgaatggacccgaacagtttgattgccatgttgcaaaatagttGTTTTGCCAtccatgcctatgatcttccctgggcctttccattcattaaaattgtctctcttatggtATCCTTGTtgaaaaatggtatttgatggccgtacattatgccttgcagctctgcgaattctttcagaaacgtctgcttccaaaaaaacgtttctactgctatgtaatgcatttaaatgctcagcaaaggcagagctaattgtagtcccttcccaagctggaggctggtcatccaaaatagatggaattttaggatttctaccaaacaccaattgatgggactatagcccccaaccatctgcaatgaattaattgtatgtactgcccatgctaaagctgaagttagcttgcagtttggtctatctgccaaaattttctggagcatgtcatctatggtttctttcacacacaccattactaaatgggctttctgcagccgtattcataactgtgatattcacgttttcacatatCCCTAaagtcatcattagcaaattctcccccattgtctgtaaggaattttgccggtgggcccattcctgtccctatccatttttccacgacttgatccagaattactcttttttctttactttgtacaaccattgattgactaaatcttgTTGCTAAATCGACAAAATGCAAAATAACTatcttattggctttatcccagatcttaaggtccaaggccacaatgtcattaaaatccctggccaaaggtagggttactatcggtcgtgctggtgtccttctgtacttcctgcaAACTTCACTAATCTGTTCTATctgcttagtatagtcttcatcccttacccctgcatcctttaatacatttttcagcctgcgaggagacggatgtgcaaattgcctatgcagttttaatacaagaagCTTTTttgcagctaaagtcccattttcaactgccattaacacatcctgaacaactgtacttgaaatattatttgtcagtaatggaataaaaTAGtgccccgactgtgtaaattgtaagtccaccatctttccaaaaactgttgccttatcctgttccatagccagtttcatgtgtgctttcttcatcgacggtctgctcagaagcaaaggtatctcacttgatacaacatccgtgctcatgaaatgattcactctggcaatattgcaagggatcaccgctcttttcagcaacttcagagtattatcatccccaaacccgaAACTTTggcactttcaaattccttaaccttattacgattttcagcattcaaggagtccaggtaacattttaaccagtcaattccacacacagtaggtgtgcagccactgtccaatacagcacaattgaaggattctgcaaccaacaccctcattaccggcataaaactgcttgttaataagacaatgccttctttctggttactacctttttcctcttctgactcttccgtgtcatgtgtcgcttcaaacaatctattataacgtgttggacagttgaaagcataatggtattgcgaATCACATTGATTTATCATacgcgtgcatttctggggttcatcttcctattgtaggttcgaactgtgtttctgtcttcataatttccgggtcccgatctccttctatagtcttggaacctgttcgtagccgtacgatttcaccatcctgttagttacgtatcttccatattctgctttattgcagactgacctatttgggtcatcagaaccATCGGAAtctaatgtttccccagaaacttttttaaagcttcagcattctgattgaataaggtatccttatccgcaactgaactgtcaaaaccaggagcctatccatgttgctcactctagcacagtcaagtaatttaaaggccaacacagactgtggaaattccgggttgtgtttctgcagcctttactgtagtctgccaaattccattatatagtctccaATGGAGatatcctctattttccagaacatATCAAAAtcagaccatgcttcatacgcacttaacaagtcatcctttttataaatcttatccatataacgtaatagagtctcgagaccttcttctgagtctaactctgccAATTCCAGCTCAGGAAACACTTTCCTTCGGATTTtaatgtcataaggtagagaaagagccaatgccataccttgttttctctttcccaaagcagttaccttagtccacaaaaCTACTGCCCTTcttcattggtcgtacgatcccctttcagaaaataagggggataGACATATCCGGCcacctttatcctaggttcagccatatgctgttttattttcttcccactcactccttggttttgtCTGGAAAaggtgtatctttcaacccttcacatttgcacaacaaccatcctctgctaccatttgttagacgtttagctgctgttgtataaagagtcaaaagttctgctccttttcacaaacacctttattttactttaatagagtctgcacaaaactctatcattacatcacctgacacaaaggccacctgaagcctctttacatgtcagtgtcaattattggatacttaacataaatgagacaactaattggaatgtctcttaacccattacaacACCCTTCAGCCCTTCAACCATCTGAGATCATTTTCAATCTTCCCACGATCGGAATCTGCACTAAGGGGTGTTCTATATGGATTTCCTATATCGAACAGCAACTGCTGATTGCCTCTTGCAGCAATAGACTACAAGTCACATATAATCATcatattggggcggcacggtggtgcagtggttagcactactgcttacggcgctgaggatccaggtttgaccctggcctcgggtcactatctgtgtggagtttgcacattctccccgtatctgcatgggtttcacccccacgacccaaagatgtgcaggtaggtagattggtcacgctaagttgccccttaattggaaaaaactaattttttaaaaaatcatccgcATATTGTTGGGTCAGTACAGCAATGTAATAATTCCCATTATTATGGTCATGTATCTGGAAGGGGGCAAGTAAAATCTGACAAACCGAATGCCGGCTCTGTTGCTCGGACCTGTGTAAGACTGGTAAATGCGACCTCATGTTCTCCATCTATTCCGCCTTTTACAACTTCTCACTAAATGCCTGCCCCTCCTTTCACTCAATTTTAAATTGGCCGACTATTGCTGCAAAATTAAAAATCTATGAATAAATTCTCAAACTCTTGAAGCTACTGCGAATCCTGTTCCATTTGCAGTTacctgtaaagtaaaacacaaaagactcATTCTGTTTGGGGCAAAATGGGTTAATTAATTGgaacatatctgacaattcaaacttaaaatttATAATTCCCAATTCCTGCAAAAAtgtaaatacatcttcagctgttaacaggcaagggttaattcCCTGCTCGTTTGAAAAATGGGCAGAGTAAAAGTTTTGAGTTGTACATCATTACGTCACCACCTCTTTTAGAAACATTTTGGTCGAATTGCGCCGAATGTCAGAAATTTTCTCATCTGTAATGCCTGCATTTCAATCCTCTGTTCAGTTTCTAAGGCTCAAACACGCCGTGTGTCAGTTTCCTGTTTTGCAGCGTCAACTGCTGCAATCTTGCATTCTCTACCTCCTTCTCATACAATTCTCACATCCATCCAACTAGCTTTCACTGGAGTCTTTCTCACCTTGGAGGCGCATTTCGCTTTCCCCTTCTCGCCTCTTCCTCGTGCTCCTGTCCAGAGGGTCCTGGACCCTCAAAGACCTGGGTCCTGGTCTTCTCAGCATATTCGAACCATTTAAGCCATTTGTCATTTAGGTAATCCCAGAGTACCCTTTCCCAATCTGGATCATTAATTCGGACACAGTGTGACATTAAGGTGATCGCCCAGGGACGCCAAATGTTGACCCTCAGGCTAGGCTATAAACTGACATGACGGACAAAGAAACACTTAAACAAAAATATTTCTGACAATTCATTCTTTATTGATGCTTAAAACACAAGACGAACACTGAACTGATCTTTATTCCACTTGCTTAAGTACTAATTACTGGTTTAAATGAATCAGAAGACTCACGGCTTGGACTCAAGTACTACATGTTGCGGGcttcatggtggcgcagtggttagcactgctgccacacggtgccgaggtcccaggttcgatcctggctctgggtcactgtccatgtggagtttgcacagtctccccgtgtttgtgtgggtttcgcccccacaacccaaagatatgcagggtaggtggattggccacgctaaattgcccctgaattggaaaaaataaattgggtactctaaattatttttaaaagcagaaaGTACTACACGTTGCAAGGTGAGGTGATCAGTCTCCCTTTGATGGGCCGTCTTCTTCTCGGACTCCCAGCCCGAGGGTTCACTAATAAAATGGATGTTCCTGCAGGTCTTTGCTGTGGAGGCTCCTGGCCTCCATCTTTTCATCCAGTTTCTTGGAGCATCAAAATGTTCTTAGTCACGTACACCCATGGTCTGAGGCCATCATTTTGTACATTACCAGATGCAAAAACGGGACACATCTGGTATTCTTGTTCTTCTTCTCTGTCCTTGCCGAGCAGTCATCACAGCTGCAGCAGTTTTATGTTGAGTACATCTTATCACACCCTGCGAACTCAACAGGCTGGTTCTGCAATTACAGCTGTTTTCACAGTCTTGTGTAGATTGGCtacttttcccatcatgcttcgTGGATGTTTTAGTCGTTCGCCATCTGGCAAtattatgtatttattttagatctacctgtagtggtaAGAAAAACACTATGTACTATCCAGGATAagataaatgtccttcatcagcttctgtggatcatttcagtggaaatgtgctctcccaggcccaAAGAGCATCagtccactggaagcaaagttgtgagaccggccagtccagcagaaaggaaccctccgaccctcccacttcaccaagtgtcagaatgaacatggttcagtcctggatgtgattaacagcagcaataacagcagaatccaacccctgaaatcccgtgtgaactcgctggtgtctcagtaaGTTGGATGACCGAGAGAATCCCCTTGCACACACGGTGcacctgaatggcctctccccggtgtgaactcgctggtgcctctgcaggccGCATGAAtccatgaatcccttcccacactgagaacaggtgaatggtctctccccagtgtgaactcgctggtgcgtctgCAGGCCGGATGAAtccatgaatcccttcccacactgagagcagttgtacagcctctccccagtgtgaactcgctggtgactcagcaggtgggatgaccgagagaatcccttcccacacacggagcaggtgaatggcttctccccagtgtgaactcgctggtgtctccgcaggctggatgaatcagtgaatccctgctgacactgagagcaagtgaatggcctctccccagtgtgaactcgctggtgtgtcctcaGGTGGGATGAGGTTcgaaagctctttgtgcagtgagagcagctgaacggtttctcctcagtgtggactcgatggtgtaccagcaggtgggatgaccttcgaaacctctttgtgcagtgacagcagccgaacggtctctcctcagtgtgaatgcgctggtgaacCATTAATTCCTGAGACCTTTTAAAGgaactcccacagtcagagcatttaaagggtttcTCATTGGAGTGAGTGACACTGTGTCTCAGCAGGATGGATAACtgggtgaatcctttcccacacacggtgcaggtgaacggcctctctccagtgtgaatttgttggtgtgtcaTCAGTTGGGATGAagtactgaatcctttcccacacacagagcaggtgaatggcctctcccccgtgtgactgcgtagatgaatctccagctcaaatggggccctgaatcccttcccacagtccccacatttccacggtttctccatggtgcgggtGCCCTTGTCTCTCTCCAGGTCAGACATACGGTCTCTCCCcgatgtgaatggtgtgatgttttttcaggctccgtaactggttaaaactctttccacagtcaatgcactggaacactctcactcgggtgtttgGGCACCTCAGTATTTTTCCAGTCAGAATTATACCCACAGCtttttgaagcagacagaacagacaaacatttctcctctcCTCCTAGATTCAAAGTCTGATGATATTCCGATACCGATGAATTgaatgactctgtcagatcttgatgtgacgtTTGATTTGAGATTTTCGTCTGTAGATCCTCACCTTCTGATATCCTGCAAAAAcattttacaaaagacatcactgtcagtgcaggatagaaactcagaactatggaacattctttcctctcttattccccaagagctgtgaatccccgtcccacactctccccctccattctcactctgctgtatctaatattcaccctcccaattctcctgaaggtgctgattcaggctgattg
This portion of the Scyliorhinus torazame isolate Kashiwa2021f chromosome 5, sScyTor2.1, whole genome shotgun sequence genome encodes:
- the LOC140422516 gene encoding uncharacterized protein, which gives rise to MSDLERDKGTRTMEKPWKCGDCGKGFRAPFELEIHLRSHTGERPFTCSVCGKGFSTSSQLMTHQQIHTGERPFTCTVCGKGFTQLSILLRHSVTHSNEKPFKCSDCGSSFKRSQELMVHQRIHTEERPFGCCHCTKRFRRSSHLLVHHRVHTEEKPFSCSHCTKSFRTSSHLRTHQRVHTGERPFTCSQCQQGFTDSSSLRRHQRVHTGEKPFTCSVCGKGFSRSSHLLSHQRVHTGERLYNCSQCGKGFMDSSGLQTHQRVHTGERPFTCSQCGKGFMDSCGLQRHQRVHTGERPFRCTVCARGFSRSSNLLRHQRVHTGFQGLDSAVIAAVNHIQD